A single region of the Malaclemys terrapin pileata isolate rMalTer1 chromosome 2, rMalTer1.hap1, whole genome shotgun sequence genome encodes:
- the MC5R gene encoding melanocortin receptor 5, producing the protein MNSSYQLHIPELNLSTFGINFTVPTVKNKSSPCEQVVIAVEVFLILGIISLLENILVICAIVKNKNLHSPMYFFVCSLAVADMLVSVSNAWETITIYLINNRHLIMEDAFVQHIDNVFDSMICISVVASMCSLLAIAVDRYVTIFYALRYHNIMTVKRSGLIIACIWTFCTGCGIIFILYYESTYVIICLITMFFTMLFLMVSLYIHMFLLARTHVKRIAALPGYNSVHQRTSMKGAITLTMLLGIFIVCWAPFFLHLILMISCPQNLYCVCFMSHFNMYLILIMCNSVIDPLIYAFRSQEMRKTFKEIICCYSLRTACGLPSKY; encoded by the coding sequence ATGAACTCCTCCTACCAGCTACACATTCCAGAACTTAACTTGAGTACTTTTGGCATCAACTTTACGGTGCCTACTGTCAAGAACAAGTCATCACCATGTGAGCAAGTGGTCATAGCAGTGGAGGTGTTTCTAATCCTGGGCATTATAAGCCTCCTTGAAAATATCTTGGTCATCTGTGCAATAGTTAAGAACAAGAACTTGCACTCACCTATGTATTTCTTTGTGTGCAGTTTAGCAGTAGCTGATATGCTGGTCAGTGTTTCTAATGCTTGGGAGACAATAACGATATATTTAATAAACAATAGGCATCTAATTATGGAAGATGCTTTTGTACAACATATAGACAATGTTTTTGATTCAATGATCTGCATATCTGTGGTGGCTTCCATGTGCAGTTTGCTGGCTATAGCAGTAGACAGGTATGTCACAATTTTCTACGCCCTGCGTTATCACAACATCATGACAGTGAAAAGATCAGGGCTAATCATTGCATGCATATGGACATTTTGCACTGGCTGTGGCATTATCTTCATTCTTTATTATGAATCAACTTACGTTATCATTTGTCTCATCACAATGTTTTTCACCATGTTATTCCTCATGGTCtctctgtacatacatatgttcctCCTGGCTCGTACTCATGTCAAGAGAATAGCTGCTTTGCCTGGGTACAATTCTGTTCATCAAAGGACCAGCATGAAGGGGGCTATCACTCTGACCATGCTACTAGGCATCTTCATTGTTTGTTGGGCTCCGTTTTTTCTCCACCTCATCCTGATGATTTCTTGCCCTCAGAACCTCTACTGTGTTTGCTTTATGTCTCACTTCAACATGTACCTCATCCTCATCATGTGTAACTCAGTGATTGATCCCTTGATCTATGCCTTTCGTAGCCAGGAAATGCGGAAGACCTTCAAGGAGATTATTTGTTGCTATAGCCTGAGAACGGCCTGTGGGTTGCCGAGCAAGTATTag